The sequence below is a genomic window from Dioscorea cayenensis subsp. rotundata cultivar TDr96_F1 chromosome 6, TDr96_F1_v2_PseudoChromosome.rev07_lg8_w22 25.fasta, whole genome shotgun sequence.
CCTTCTTAAAATTTTTCCCTGCATGACCAAAGGAACAGGAGTAAAAACTTATGCAATCAACCACATTGATAACATAGAATCAAAATTTTTCCGCTACTTCTGATATTATAttctccaaaacaaaaacaaacacttGTGTACTGTAACTGAATTTGTCGTATAGATCTTTCATAAATGTTAATCACAAATAGAGGGAATTAGCCGTAATGAATGATCAGTGAAAATGTAACTCAATGGTGGGTGGTAACTCAAtgatcaaaatcaaacaaaatgaaatgaCTGCAGTCTTTAGCATAGCATGAAGAATCTCCAAATATATCCTTCTCATGCCTACAGAAGAATTAGCAATACATTTTGCTAcatgatgaaggaaaaaggtATGAAACCTCATGCAAACCACCACATCTATAACATAACATCAAGAATCACTGATAGTTTTGATACCATATACTCCCgaaccaaaacaaaattaaaggaCATTATCCATAATGAATCAAATGTAGGAAAGACagcaattttttaattcatttacaTCTAATCCATAAAATGAGTACAATCTTAACCATTGAACACAACAAATTGGCAATGAATCACAGGTAGAGAAAATTCAACCAGAAATGGTGCTCCAATTCAGATGATTGACTACCTTCAAAATCTAAGAAACATTTCTACAAACACCTTGCGTGCAATACAATAATACATCCCAAAACAATCAAAGAACAACATTTGTTTCCTTGATCCTTAAAACAGTGTTCATACTCATGTGATCATCATTCAAAGCCACATTTTTTCATACATCTTGCGCTCAATATATCCATGCATgcaaaattgaaacaaaaacacaacaatcaaATTGAATTACATTGCTATCTATCCAATGATTGTGTGATTCACAGATATCTTTAGATGCCAATAAGAATTCATGGATCAAAGATAAAGAATTGTAGATCAATTGAGAGAAAGCTCACAgtttgctcttcttcttcttcttcttcttcttcttcttcttttggagAACTCACCAAAAGGAAGTTCATGGATCCCATTCTTGAGAGTATATTTTGCATATAAACCCCTATTAAAACCTATAAATACTTACATTCAAGtattcaactatatatatatatattttgcagcAATACCCTTGgaagatgatttttttctttaaaaacgaaaaataaaataaaatattattaattatatatttaatctaAAAATTAGAAACACTCACTCctatgatataaattaaaaatgtccttttttttgtttttattattttaccaaCATGAACAAGGCGCGTGTTAAGAATGGGCATACGTAAAGAACTAAACTTTATGATACCACTGTTCACCTATGTGAACTAGTATTCAAGCCCATCTTCTCAATGAAATGAACAATTTCATACAGTAAGACTTGATGTTAATCGACCTAAACAGTCCTtagttttgctattttttattagtttatttatttatttatttaatatttgatttattttttagtttataacTAAAACTTAAAATTGCAATTTCTAACCAATAAGTTTCAAATTTGTGATAATAGACTCTATTTTATCCATTATATTCATTAGAGCAATGTAGatcaaacaaaagcaaaattatcaaaaatatattttttagattttaataaatgtatataaattaatgtgatttttttgtttaataatattttgataagtccctaaaatgaacaaaaaaataaatcatacttttaataaataaatcaataaaatttaaacatttgaaagaaccttcattatcttctttttagaaaaaaagaaaaaaagtttatcTATAGATGAACACTGCAAAAGGAATCTGGGCCACAAACAAgacctttttatttcttttatttttctacttttatttatttatttatttatttatttatttattttgtgcaaGTGGACCCAGATGTTCAGATGCATTTTTACTACTTAACAATGGAATTGGAATTTGATGCATTGGAATCAATGAAATGTAtatattagataataattatattatctttatataaagttttctaagaaaaaataaatttgctgACAAAGAAAAGTAGGAAAGCTGACAAGTATATCCATAATCCATATATCTCATAttctcaaaatacataaataaataatataattaaataaaacattgtgAATATGAGTCACAATTACTATTATTATCTGTTAATTTTTGCTTTCTCAGCTTGACAAATCAAATGGCACTAGTTTGTATCATCATATTCCATTTATAAGAACAATCGAATAATAGACGACAGTCgactttttttatatgaatataaataagaCAAAACAAGATCTTTGGAATCCGGATATACTGATATATGATaagtatgagaataatataaagAATCCCCGGTGAGCAATATATGAACAATGACGCTGCATGACAGATCGAtcggggagggatttgaacccatgacctcccccttataattttttttaagataaaattttatttataaagtaGTAATATGATATTTAGAGAAAATTCTTACTCTTAATTGATGTATAACACCCCTAATTCAGGAATACATGCCACATGATagtgtattttaaaatatataagattcaagtataattttcatataatggATGGGGAATAGGTGAACactctttttaattaaatttaaaattttattattttaatttattttatgaaaaagtataattatttgaatggtcaaattttaatttaaaaaatacaaataaaataattatattgaaattaaaattatgcattttttaaatgatttaattaactTAGAATATCCCTAATCAAATAcacaaaatttacatatatatacataggtTGTTCTAAGTGCTATTTCCTCAACCAAATAATTtggtataaaaaatattttattttttaaatatataattaagtttaaaaatatattaatatttaaattttgtaatattttatatttttagtaatattaaatataattcatagggaataaaattatataagtgGGGGTTTGCATGGAAAGAATGAATGGGAAGTTAATATGGCGTGGGTCAAACGCTATTCCAAGACATGACCACTTTTTCTCTTTAATTGTCAGCATCTCAAACCTTTACTCTTGTCATATTTCTTCTTAGTCATTTCAAAAAGGAATCTAAttccttatttttaattaaaaaaataaattccaaaattataaccttaaaaataaattttcaacccAATTGCCTTTGGGTCAATTGTTATCGGGTCCTTTGTGTAAGATGTTCATTTTGAGAGGACCCGGGATCAAACCTCATAGCCTACGCAAGGTGAAGACATGTGAGTCGGTGTTAAGCTTTGCTTTCTACACGTGCACATCTCTCGGTTCTGGTGCTTGTcgcctttaaaaaaaataaaaaataaaaaataaactttcaaaaatagaaattgacaataattttattgatgattttaatgTTATTCATTCAAATGTGAACACACACAAAATAGAATGTGATTAATTTGACTTAATCCTAATAATACCAACCCAAtataattttccaaaatataggtaataaacttttttttttagtcttagttcttatttgactttcaaaatattcaaacatttatatataaaaaattcttcaaaccccctcttaaaaaaaaaaaatcctccaaatcCATCCACACTAAATTACtctaatacaaatatataaagcattcttcaatcatttttttaattttattttttaaataattgataattttcctattaatttttttgccaTTCACCCACAAAATTGCCTCcaatacatgtattttttaattactttttaatattaaaaataatcacataaaaaaaatcaaacaaataaatacattgTCCTATGATGCAACATGCAAGAAGAGAAGCACATATTCAAACTTGGCAACaaagagaaaacaacaaaatattcaaaataaatatatatatatatatatttattatatacacAATCAAAGCAAAATGAAGGAACAAACAAAAGAGAGTGAAGAAAaagttctaaaaaaaaagaataaataaaaagaagaaacttcaccaccatcaccaccaccaccaccttcacCACCTCAACACCACCACATTCCATTATACCataaatcaaaaaaagaaaaaaagaaagctaGCGTACACACTCCAAAAGAAGAATCTCAACCACATCTAATCCCATTTTCCACCACCCCATCACAAACACAACTTCATTCTATGCATTCATCTCATTCATCtttttccttataaatcctcaTTACAAATGGTATCAAAGCTTCCTGACATATTTCCTTTGTCTTCTTCAACCTTTACTTCACTTTAAAGTCATTCCAAATTCATACAAACCAATCTCCTCCCATTCATtaatcttctctctttctttcaatCTATCTTTTCTCCTTTTCCTTAATCTCATGGCTCCTCCTCATCTTCCCAAACCTATCAACATTGAACCCAAACCACTCTCAAACTTATTACACAAATCCTTATTAATCATAATCTTCATTGCGCTTCTTCCTCTCTTCCCCTCCCAAGCTCCAGACTTCATCAACCACTCTATCTTCACTCGGTCTTGGGAGCTTCTTCACCTTCTCGTCGTTGGTATTACCATCTCCTACGGTCTCTTTAGTCGTCGAAACAACGATCATGATCTTGAAAAAGATATTATTTCTTCATCCAAACCTGATACTCCTACTTCATACATTTCCAAGCTTCTTCATGTTGCATCTgtttttgatgatgatgatgataataagaccaataacaataatagttcCAGTGTTTCTGATGAAACTTATTCTAAAGTTCAAGCTTGGAGTTCACAGTATTCTCAAGCTGAGCCTGTTGTTATGAAGAGATCAGCTACTAGTGAATCATTGAAGGAAAGTGTTGTTCTTCCTTCTCCTATCCCTTGGAGATCTAGATCAGGGAGGATGGCTGTATCCTTGGAATTAAAAGAtaaagagaaggagaaagagaaggagaaggagatcaGTGCTAAGGTTAGTCAAGATACTCAATttctgaaaaagaagaagagttcTTTATCTGTAACTCCacctccaccacctcctccacctcctccaccacctccacctccaaCTTCAGTTACACGTGTTGGGAAGTCAGTGAGGACATTTAGATCATTGAACAGTGTTGATTTTGATGAGCATGTGATGGAGAAGAAGGAAGTGGTGGAGAAGGTGATAGTGGAGtcttctgatgatgatgatgatgaggaggaggaggaggaggaggaggatgatgttcatgttcatgaaaagattgaagaaatagaagaagaaaaaagtcTGAAAAGTGGAGTGGAAGTGGAGGAAGAAGAAGTGGAGGATGATGAACATGAAGTGGATAAGAAAGCTGATGAGTTTATTGCTAAGTTTAGAGAGCAAATTAGACTTCAGAGGATTGAGTCTATTAAGAAGTCAAGTGGACAACGGAGTGCTAAAAGTCCTTAgaattattatcatatatatacttggttcttttttttttaaaatggatggagatgaATGAAGAGTACTGTtttagagttttaaaatttaatttatgttgttcttcattcttTCTTCATGAGGATTATTGTTGTTGTCCAGACTTTTTATGTTTCTGCTGTATTTGAAGTTTGAACATATTTATGAACTTGACAAGAActtcaatatttgttttttttattttcttttcttttgttttgatggatATGGATGTTAATGGAAGATGTTTCTGTTTTTTCCCTGATTATTTCTGCTGTACTTGGAGTTTAGAAATGTTTTATGCACATGAGAAAAGTGTATTTCTGTCAGTATTTTTGTGATTAatgtttctctttttaatttctttcttttgattgacATGGAGATTGAATGAAGGGTATTCAGAGTTTTAGATTTCATTTATGCATTCTCT
It includes:
- the LOC120262935 gene encoding DNA ligase 1-like, whose product is MAPPHLPKPINIEPKPLSNLLHKSLLIIIFIALLPLFPSQAPDFINHSIFTRSWELLHLLVVGITISYGLFSRRNNDHDLEKDIISSSKPDTPTSYISKLLHVASVFDDDDDNKTNNNNSSSVSDETYSKVQAWSSQYSQAEPVVMKRSATSESLKESVVLPSPIPWRSRSGRMAVSLELKDKEKEKEKEKEISAKVSQDTQFLKKKKSSLSVTPPPPPPPPPPPPPPPTSVTRVGKSVRTFRSLNSVDFDEHVMEKKEVVEKVIVESSDDDDDEEEEEEEEDDVHVHEKIEEIEEEKSLKSGVEVEEEEVEDDEHEVDKKADEFIAKFREQIRLQRIESIKKSSGQRSAKSP